In one Thioclava sp. ES.031 genomic region, the following are encoded:
- the fusA gene encoding elongation factor G, with protein sequence MAREYPLQRYRNFGIMAHIDAGKTTTTERILYYTGKSHKIGEVHDGAATMDWMEQEAERGITITSAATTTFWQWQEDPTAEGTDDTKFRMNIIDTPGHVDFTIEVERSLAVLDGAVALLDGNAGVEPQTETVWRQADRYKVPRLVFVNKMDKIGADFFNCVKMIKDRTGATPVPVNFPIGAEDQLEGIVDLVTMEEWVWKGEDLGAAWVRQPIRDDLKATADEWRSHLIENAVEQDDDAMMAYLEGEEPDIATLRSLIRKGTLSLSFVPVLGGSAFKNKGVQPLLNAVVDFLPSPLDVPAYMGFSPDDETETRNIARHADDSEPLSGLAFKIMNDPFVGSLTFTRLYSGTLKKGDSILNSTKGRKERIGRMMMMHSNNRTEIEEAYAGDIIALAGLKETTTGDTLSDPNNQVVLETMTFPDPVIEIAVEPKSKADQEKMGLALQRLAAEDPSFRVETDLESGQTIMKGMGELHLDILVDRMKREFKVEANIGAPQVAYRETISHATEIDYTHKKQTGGTGQFARVKLEITPTEPGEGYSFESRIVGGAVPKEYIPGVEKGIKSVMDSGPLAGFPVIDFKVALVDGAFHDVDSSVLAFEIASRAAMREGLRKAGAKLLEPMMKVEVVTPEEYTGGIIGDLTSRRGQVQGQDTRGNAVVVNAFVPLANMFGYINNLRSMSSGRAVFTMLFSHYEAVPQNISDEIQKKYA encoded by the coding sequence ATGGCTCGCGAATATCCCCTACAGCGTTACCGCAACTTCGGGATCATGGCGCATATCGACGCTGGTAAAACCACGACGACCGAGCGCATCCTCTACTACACCGGCAAGTCGCACAAGATCGGCGAAGTGCACGACGGTGCAGCCACCATGGACTGGATGGAGCAGGAAGCCGAGCGCGGCATCACGATCACCTCGGCAGCTACCACGACTTTCTGGCAGTGGCAGGAAGATCCGACCGCCGAAGGTACGGATGATACCAAGTTCCGTATGAACATCATCGACACCCCCGGCCACGTCGACTTCACCATCGAGGTGGAGCGTTCGCTGGCCGTGCTCGACGGCGCTGTCGCGCTGCTCGACGGGAACGCCGGTGTTGAGCCGCAGACCGAGACCGTGTGGCGTCAGGCTGACCGCTACAAGGTTCCGCGCCTCGTCTTCGTCAACAAGATGGACAAGATCGGCGCGGACTTCTTCAACTGCGTGAAGATGATCAAAGACCGCACCGGTGCGACCCCGGTTCCGGTGAACTTCCCGATCGGTGCCGAAGATCAACTCGAAGGCATCGTCGACCTGGTCACCATGGAAGAGTGGGTCTGGAAAGGCGAAGACCTGGGCGCTGCCTGGGTGCGTCAGCCGATCCGTGACGATCTGAAGGCGACCGCGGACGAATGGCGTTCGCACCTCATCGAGAACGCCGTCGAGCAGGACGACGACGCGATGATGGCCTATCTCGAAGGCGAAGAGCCCGATATCGCAACGCTGCGCAGCCTGATCCGTAAGGGCACGCTGTCGCTGTCCTTCGTTCCGGTTCTGGGTGGTTCGGCCTTCAAGAACAAGGGTGTTCAGCCGCTGCTCAATGCCGTGGTCGACTTCCTGCCCTCGCCGCTCGACGTGCCCGCCTACATGGGCTTCTCGCCGGATGACGAGACGGAAACCCGGAACATCGCGCGTCACGCCGATGACTCGGAGCCGCTCTCGGGTCTCGCGTTCAAGATCATGAACGACCCCTTCGTGGGCTCGCTCACCTTCACGCGCCTCTACTCGGGCACGCTGAAGAAGGGCGACTCGATCCTGAACTCGACCAAAGGTCGTAAAGAGCGCATCGGTCGTATGATGATGATGCACTCGAACAACCGGACCGAGATCGAAGAAGCGTATGCAGGCGACATCATCGCGCTGGCCGGTCTGAAAGAGACCACCACCGGTGACACGCTGTCCGACCCGAACAATCAGGTCGTTCTCGAAACGATGACCTTCCCCGATCCGGTGATCGAGATCGCCGTGGAGCCGAAGTCGAAAGCCGACCAGGAAAAGATGGGCCTCGCCCTTCAGCGCCTGGCAGCCGAAGACCCGTCCTTCCGCGTCGAGACCGACCTCGAGTCGGGTCAGACCATCATGAAGGGCATGGGCGAACTTCACCTCGACATCCTGGTCGACCGCATGAAGCGCGAGTTCAAGGTTGAGGCGAATATCGGTGCGCCGCAGGTGGCCTATCGCGAGACGATCAGCCACGCGACCGAGATCGACTACACGCACAAGAAGCAGACCGGCGGTACCGGTCAGTTCGCGCGCGTCAAGCTCGAGATCACGCCGACCGAGCCGGGCGAAGGTTATTCGTTCGAGAGCCGCATCGTTGGTGGTGCTGTTCCGAAGGAATACATCCCGGGCGTCGAAAAAGGGATCAAGTCGGTCATGGACTCCGGTCCGCTGGCAGGCTTCCCGGTGATCGACTTCAAGGTTGCGCTGGTTGACGGTGCTTTCCACGACGTCGACTCCTCGGTGCTCGCCTTCGAAATCGCTTCGCGTGCCGCGATGCGTGAAGGTCTGCGCAAGGCTGGCGCGAAGCTGCTCGAGCCGATGATGAAAGTCGAAGTGGTGACCCCGGAAGAATATACCGGTGGCATCATTGGCGACCTGACCTCGCGTCGGGGCCAGGTGCAAGGTCAGGACACCCGCGGCAACGCGGTCGTCGTGAACGCCTTCGTGCCGCTCGCCAACATGTTCGGCTACATCAACAACCTGCGTTCGATGTCCTCGGGCCGCGCGGTCTTCACGATGCTCTTCAGCCATTACGAAGCCGTGCCGCAGAACATCTCGGACGAGATCCAGAAGAAATACGCGTAA
- a CDS encoding phosphatase PAP2 family protein: MSVPKIDMIFAGRLLLAAWIGGFLLFRFVPELDLGVAGLFYRAGEGFSVITNPLWEWLRQRIWDVSIVLFLVSLVAWPWAGLRHRTVLRLPARIWAFICLLYLLGPIVVVNGVLKANSGRARPADVDLFGGAHHFSLAGTFTDQCSRNCSFVSGEVAAAVALGLLIWLGAELSRLRLPRWGLRYLRAIGVFVAVFIILQRVGTGRHFLSDAYFAGLVSLSVAWLLWGILFAGWGAQLLARTRRES, encoded by the coding sequence GTGTCCGTTCCGAAAATTGACATGATCTTCGCGGGCCGCCTGTTGCTGGCGGCGTGGATCGGTGGCTTTCTGCTGTTCCGCTTCGTGCCGGAGCTCGATCTCGGCGTCGCCGGGCTGTTCTACCGGGCAGGGGAGGGGTTCTCGGTGATCACCAATCCGCTCTGGGAATGGCTGCGCCAGCGGATCTGGGATGTCTCGATCGTGCTGTTCCTCGTCTCGCTCGTGGCCTGGCCCTGGGCGGGGCTGCGCCATCGCACGGTGCTGCGCCTGCCGGCGCGGATCTGGGCCTTCATCTGCCTGCTCTACCTGCTCGGCCCGATCGTGGTCGTGAACGGGGTCCTGAAGGCCAATTCGGGGCGCGCACGCCCGGCCGATGTCGATCTCTTCGGCGGCGCGCATCACTTCAGCCTCGCGGGGACCTTCACCGATCAATGCTCGCGGAACTGCTCGTTCGTGTCGGGCGAGGTGGCGGCGGCGGTGGCGCTGGGGCTGCTGATCTGGCTCGGCGCAGAGCTGTCGCGGCTGCGCCTGCCGCGCTGGGGATTGCGCTATCTGCGGGCCATCGGCGTCTTCGTCGCGGTCTTCATCATCCTGCAGCGCGTCGGCACCGGGCGGCACTTCCTGTCGGACGCCTATTTCGCCGGGCTGGTGTCCCTTTCGGTGGCCTGGCTGCTCTGGGGGATCCTGTTTGCGGGGTGGGGCGCGCAGCTCCTCGCGCGGACCCGCCGCGAGAGTTGA
- a CDS encoding glycosyltransferase family 2 protein: protein MPEISIVIPAKNEAPNIAGLLDEIDAACAPVCDYEVIVVDDGSDDGMDQILRERMKTHPNLRLLQHKNAAGQRASGGQSAGVHSGVRAAKGSIICTLDGDGQNPPSELPALMAPLRAANSEKIGLVAGQRVGRQDTMSKKLASKLANKIRGAILKDGTRDTGCGLKAFRREAFLALPYFDHMHRYLPALFSRDGWQVAHVDVAHRSRGGGSSNYNNLQRGLVGIVDLMGVAWLLRRRKKAQPGEVTREE from the coding sequence ATGCCCGAGATTTCGATCGTAATCCCTGCGAAGAATGAAGCGCCCAACATCGCGGGGCTTCTCGACGAGATCGACGCCGCCTGCGCGCCGGTCTGCGACTACGAGGTGATCGTGGTCGATGACGGCTCGGATGACGGGATGGACCAGATTCTGCGCGAGCGGATGAAGACCCATCCGAACCTGCGCCTGCTGCAGCACAAGAATGCGGCGGGGCAGCGGGCGTCGGGCGGTCAAAGCGCGGGCGTCCATTCGGGCGTTCGGGCCGCGAAGGGCAGCATCATCTGCACGCTGGACGGCGACGGTCAGAACCCGCCCTCCGAGCTTCCCGCACTGATGGCGCCGCTGCGCGCGGCGAATTCCGAGAAAATCGGGCTGGTCGCAGGCCAGCGTGTCGGGCGGCAGGACACGATGTCCAAGAAGCTGGCCTCGAAGCTCGCGAACAAGATCCGCGGCGCGATTCTGAAGGATGGCACCCGCGACACCGGCTGCGGCCTCAAGGCCTTCCGGCGCGAGGCGTTCCTTGCGCTGCCCTATTTCGATCATATGCACCGCTACCTCCCCGCGCTGTTCTCGCGCGACGGGTGGCAGGTGGCACATGTCGACGTCGCTCACCGTTCGCGCGGCGGCGGCAGCTCGAATTACAACAACCTGCAGCGCGGTCTCGTCGGCATCGTCGACCTGATGGGCGTCGCGTGGCTTCTCCGTCGGCGCAAGAAAGCGCAGCCCGGCGAAGTGACGCGCGAGGAGTGA
- a CDS encoding lipid-A-disaccharide synthase N-terminal domain-containing protein — MDWLMDMLHADSVLELWWVLFGLLAQLMFTGRFLVQWIASERKGESVVPLAFWYFSLAGGVMLFSYAVYRKDPVFILGQSLGVLIYSRNLWLIYAKRRREA; from the coding sequence ATGGACTGGCTGATGGATATGCTTCACGCGGACAGCGTTCTCGAGCTGTGGTGGGTCCTCTTCGGCCTGCTCGCGCAGCTCATGTTCACGGGGCGGTTTCTCGTCCAGTGGATCGCGTCCGAGCGCAAAGGCGAATCCGTGGTGCCGCTGGCGTTCTGGTATTTCTCGCTCGCGGGCGGCGTGATGCTGTTCAGCTATGCGGTCTATCGCAAGGACCCGGTCTTCATTCTTGGCCAGTCGCTGGGCGTGCTCATCTATTCCCGCAATCTCTGGCTGATCTATGCCAAGCGCCGGCGCGAAGCTTGA
- a CDS encoding glycosyltransferase family 39 protein — protein MPSAGAKLDFRADRDGWLVPALIVVAAVTALRLVLLAFNKTDLFVDEAQYWLWGQHLDFGYYSKPPLIGWLLRAVTDLAGSDAPSWVRMPGAVLHGITALVLGALGARIAGRSVAIWSAAIYVTLPFVAVGSVLISTDTVMAPFYALSLLFLHRAGESRRWSDALAAGVAAGLAFMAKYAAIYLIPGLALAALVAPAWRIGWRNTVIAALAFGLVIAPNVVWNLNNGLTTVSHTMDNVGWVREGAALNFGSMVEFVASQFAVFGPVTMVALLIGYAGWGDPDKRGLAMLSVPPLVAVTIEALLDRAYANWAVAAYFAGTVLAVMVLRGIWRWIAIVINGLIALSIPLLTVLAPYPDRAGAPLLKRWLGQADLSRQILTLAEAAHVPVYTGNRAILADLYYTGQDSGVTVYAPNPKHRAESYYEQMWPLPQDYNGRLLVIANSAPDCGGGPVAPEAQLDATGTWAGKGYAAYLVEARCVRSEN, from the coding sequence ATGCCAAGCGCCGGCGCGAAGCTTGATTTCAGGGCGGATCGGGACGGCTGGCTCGTCCCGGCCCTGATCGTCGTCGCCGCAGTCACCGCGCTGCGGCTGGTACTTCTGGCGTTCAACAAGACCGATCTCTTCGTCGATGAGGCGCAATACTGGCTCTGGGGTCAGCATCTCGATTTCGGCTATTACTCGAAACCGCCGCTGATCGGTTGGCTGCTCCGGGCGGTGACCGATCTGGCGGGCTCGGACGCGCCGTCTTGGGTGCGGATGCCGGGCGCTGTGTTGCACGGCATCACGGCGCTGGTGCTCGGCGCTTTGGGCGCGCGGATCGCGGGACGCTCGGTCGCGATCTGGTCGGCGGCGATCTATGTCACGCTGCCCTTCGTCGCGGTCGGCTCGGTGCTGATCTCGACCGACACGGTGATGGCGCCGTTCTACGCGCTGAGCCTGTTGTTCCTGCATCGCGCGGGCGAGAGCCGCCGCTGGTCGGACGCGCTCGCTGCGGGCGTGGCGGCGGGGCTGGCCTTCATGGCGAAATACGCCGCGATCTACCTGATCCCCGGCCTGGCGCTGGCGGCGCTCGTCGCGCCGGCGTGGCGGATCGGCTGGCGCAACACGGTAATCGCGGCGCTGGCCTTCGGGCTGGTGATCGCGCCGAACGTGGTCTGGAACCTGAATAACGGGCTGACCACGGTCTCGCATACGATGGACAATGTCGGCTGGGTCCGCGAAGGGGCTGCGCTGAATTTCGGCTCGATGGTGGAGTTCGTCGCCTCGCAATTCGCGGTCTTCGGGCCGGTGACCATGGTGGCGCTGCTGATCGGCTATGCGGGCTGGGGAGACCCGGACAAGCGCGGGCTCGCGATGCTCTCCGTGCCGCCGTTGGTCGCGGTAACGATCGAGGCGCTGCTCGACCGGGCCTATGCCAACTGGGCGGTCGCTGCCTATTTCGCCGGGACCGTTCTGGCGGTGATGGTGCTGCGCGGCATCTGGCGCTGGATCGCGATCGTGATCAATGGGCTGATTGCGCTGTCGATCCCGCTGCTGACGGTGCTTGCACCCTATCCGGACCGAGCTGGCGCGCCGCTTCTGAAGCGGTGGCTGGGGCAGGCCGATCTGAGCCGCCAGATTCTCACGCTCGCGGAAGCGGCCCATGTGCCGGTCTACACGGGCAATCGCGCGATCCTCGCCGACCTTTACTATACGGGGCAGGATTCGGGCGTGACCGTCTATGCTCCGAACCCCAAGCACCGCGCCGAAAGCTATTACGAGCAGATGTGGCCCTTGCCACAGGACTATAATGGTCGTTTGCTGGTGATCGCCAATAGCGCGCCCGATTGCGGTGGCGGTCCGGTTGCGCCCGAGGCGCAACTCGACGCGACCGGGACATGGGCAGGCAAAGGCTATGCGGCTTATCTGGTGGAGGCGCGCTGTGTCCGTTCCGAAAATTGA
- the rpsG gene encoding 30S ribosomal protein S7, producing the protein MSRRHAAEKREVLPDAKYGDRVLTKFMNNLMIDGKKSAAEKIVYNALNRVEGKLKREPIEVFHEALDNVKPSVEVRSRRVGGATYQVPVEVRPTRREALAIRWLIAAAKSRNENTMEERLAGELLDAVNSRGSAVKKREDTHKMADANKAFSHYRW; encoded by the coding sequence ATGTCTCGTCGTCACGCCGCTGAAAAGCGCGAAGTCCTGCCCGACGCCAAATATGGCGATCGCGTGCTGACCAAATTCATGAACAACCTGATGATCGACGGCAAGAAGTCCGCCGCCGAGAAGATCGTCTACAACGCGCTCAACCGCGTTGAGGGCAAGCTCAAGCGTGAGCCCATCGAGGTGTTCCACGAAGCCCTCGACAACGTGAAGCCTTCGGTCGAAGTGCGTTCGCGTCGTGTGGGTGGTGCCACCTACCAGGTTCCGGTCGAAGTGCGCCCGACCCGCCGCGAAGCGCTGGCTATCCGCTGGCTCATCGCTGCCGCCAAGTCCCGCAACGAGAACACCATGGAAGAGCGCCTCGCTGGCGAGCTTCTGGATGCGGTGAACTCGCGTGGTTCCGCGGTCAAGAAGCGCGAAGACACCCACAAGATGGCCGACGCGAACAAAGCGTTCAGCCATTATCGCTGGTAA
- the rpsL gene encoding 30S ribosomal protein S12, whose product MPTIQQLIRKPRQPKVKRSKSQHLQECPQKRGVCTRVYTTTPKKPNSAMRKVAKVRLTNGFEVISYIPGEKHNLQEHSVVLIRGGRVKDLPGVRYHILRGVLDTQGVKDRRQRRSKYGAKRPK is encoded by the coding sequence ATGCCGACGATCCAACAGCTGATCCGCAAACCGCGGCAGCCCAAGGTGAAGCGCTCTAAGTCGCAACACCTCCAAGAATGCCCGCAAAAGCGTGGCGTTTGCACGCGCGTCTACACCACGACGCCGAAGAAACCGAACTCCGCTATGCGTAAGGTCGCCAAGGTGCGCCTGACGAATGGCTTCGAGGTCATCTCCTACATCCCGGGCGAAAAGCACAACCTCCAGGAGCACTCCGTTGTGCTCATCCGTGGCGGCCGTGTGAAAGACCTTCCGGGCGTTCGTTACCACATCCTGCGCGGTGTGCTCGATACGCAAGGTGTCAAAGACCGTCGTCAACGCCGTTCGAAATACGGCGCGAAGCGTCCGAAGTAA